Part of the Arachis hypogaea cultivar Tifrunner chromosome 6, arahy.Tifrunner.gnm2.J5K5, whole genome shotgun sequence genome, ACGGTGGCACCCTCCAATGCAAACAAGTTGCATACAGCTCTTCCTATTCCGGAGTCGCCACCCGTTATTACTGCTATCTTACCCTGAAACATTATTACTTATATCAATCTAATAGATGATGAATTAAACATTctattataattatgtatttacaaaataaaattttgtttagtACTTGAAGTTTATTTGATGGTTGGTAGTCAGGGGAGGTGAACTGGGGTGTTGGATCCATGACGTGTTCTTTCCCTGGTTGTGTGTGTTGCTTCTGGGAAGCCATTTTCTGACGACGAAGGATTTTGGTTCACTGGTTGTGTTGTGTGTGTCATGTTGCATTGCATATGTAATGTAGTTGGTGGTGATGATGATCCAGCACAGCAAGTGTGACGGTGATGAAAGGCAGGTCTATACAGATGTTGTTTTATGATGCCACGTGGCGAGAAGTGGGAGTAGGATTGTGTTTAAGTGTCCAAATCATCTCATGCAGTGGCCACGTGAAATTAAGTTAGGTTTTCATCGGTGGTGTTTAACTTCTAGATGTCTTCATTGCATtactaattattaattgttaCTAGGCGAAAATTCAAGTGCTGTTAATTTGGTATGAGTTgagaatcgttaaataatttaattaatttaattaaattattaaatttagtataaaattaataattaaaaattgttaaataatttaattaattttattaaatttttatttaataattgggAGCTACTTAAATAAAGATgttaaaaacgtctttttttaaagatgttttttaaaaattaaaatttaacacatataatcaattaaattatattatttttattaaaattagagtgGACAAATCAGTTTagcacaaaaattaataaattaaattttgaattggtgtaaattaatattttttataaaaaattactataatatccttattataaaacacaactaaaatatctctattatatatatatatatatattaattttaaaaactttaaattctaacctTATAACAATAGAGAAAAAGggctagaatttaggattttcaaaattaatatatataataagagtattttaatcattttatataataggagtattgtagtaatttttataaaaaataatattaatttagacatattcaaaatttgattcactattcatttatcaaattaatttttctgacctaattttgataaaaataacataatttaaattattatatgtgttaaattttaattattaaaaaatatctttaaaaaaagacgttttctgCGTCTTTATGGAAGCATCCCCTTAATAATTTTCTATTATCAACTTCACTGTATTAAACTCTAGAACATAGCTTGCTTTGCATGGATGCCACGCGGAAGAAAAGTCATTTAACACTTGTCAGTAACAAAGTCTCTAGTTCTTTTCCGATCCATTTCTTCTAACTCCAATGTACTTGTTCTTCATCAACAATACTAGTTTTGTTTACCAAAACAGAGAGAACAACACAGCATGGCCTCAATCAAACTTGGTCTACTGTTCCTTCTTCCAAATCTTCTACTCCTTTATACTCCTGCACACTCTAGCGGTACTTTAATAGATTTAATTACAAAGTAGTTGGTTCTTTTTACATGAAAATAACTAATAACTATTATTTGATGAATCAGATAAGGAGGAGGAGAGTGTTCTGAAGGGAATCAATAGCTTCAGGCAAACTCAGAATCTTCCAACACTGAACAAAGTTAAAAAGGCAAATTGTTTAGCTGATGAGATCGCTGAAGAAATAGAGGACGAGCCATGCGAGAACGTGAACCAGTTCTACCCGTCAACAAGAACTGGTGCTGCCTCCAGCGCAAACATTCCAAACCTTCAAAAACACGTAGACAAATGTGACATTGACATTAACACCACCACAGACGGTGTGATTCTACCAGTTTGTGTGTCCAAATTGGAACCCACCGTTGTGCTCTCTAATTACACGCATTCTGATCGCTATGCACGGTTTCTCAACAATTCCAGGTTCACTGGGGTTGGTCTTGGTTCTGAGGATGATTGGATGGTTCTTGTTCTCACCACCAACACTTCCTCTGGCACCTTCTCTGCTTCTCATGCTGCTGCAGCAACTTCTGGCATCATTAAGCATGCCGTTTCCATGGACTTTATGTTCTTCGCTTTGCTTTTTCTTCTCTTGTTGTAGTAATTAATAGTATGTATTAGCTTTAGTTAATTAGATTCAATGCTTTCTGTTTCTTTTGGACTTTCATTAGTTAGAGTTTAATCCAAGGTGTAATTTGGATTTGCTGTATGTAATGTAAACTTGATTTGGACTCGCTAATTTAATTATCTGTTAATTAAGATGTGTAGTTTGATTTTAGAtacttgattaattaattaatatggtCATGAGAATTTGATTTATATGCCCTGCATACCAACAATGATAATATTTTACATTGATCCTTGGAGGTTTATCCTGATTAGACAATTGTGGAAAGGGAGCTACTCAAAGAGATAAAGAGCTACTCAAAGAGCTGCGCGGATAAATACTCAAAGACCGTCTTGTctaaaacgtttttttttttaattttaaaagatattttttagtaattaaaatttaatattttatttaaaatatttttttaaaagatattttttaataattaaaattttacatatataattaattaaattatattatttttatcaaaattaaattaaataaattaatttaattaaaagatgatgaataaaattttaaattggtctaaattaatattattttttataaaaaataattagaatatttttattataaaaaataattaaaataattcaattataaattttattatatatatatatatatatatatattaattttgacaaaCCTAAAAGTTTTGTCGTCATAAGATTAGGATTTAAATTTTTGTCGTCATAAAATTAggatttaaagtttttaaaattaatgtatatgtatatagaagtattttagttattttctataataagagtattatagttattttttataaaaaataaatttagatcggttcaaaatttaatttaccaTCTTTtcgattaaattaatttatttgaccTAATTTTGACAACAATAATAcagtttaatcaattatatatactAACATCTTTAAAAAAACGTTTTTTATCTGAGTGGTTCTCTTGTAAAAATGTATTATCATTGCATTATTTGAAACTTGATTCTTTTCGGTAATATTacagagagaaaaaagaaagctAGAATTTGGTTTATTTAACTTTTATTAATTGTTGTGAGATAAATTATGactatttttaactaattttttttgttactaaatatTTTCGATTATTTTTAGGAACGATTATTGATGGTTGAACTTCTAATTTGAAGTCATACGTATACTTAGTCACACATCTAGAGTCGATGCTTAAACAGAGCATGCTTATGGTTAATCAAATAGAAGTTTTTTAGACAAGCAAGTATAGAGGGTTATAGAGTAAATATACATAGTTGTCTCTGAGATTCGCACAAATACTCAATATAATTCTTAAGATTTCGATTTTTCTATGGTAGTCCTCCAGATAGAACTCCGAGTACTCATAGTGGTCCCTAAGCATATTTctggtgatgagtcatcaccggAACGCTTACGTGGCGTTATTTTGCCAGACTGGAGCTGAGCTAGTGCATTTTCAATTTAGAGCAATGCTAGGGCCAGCaacatttgtgattggtagccatcaactagccatcaatgatgatttgatggtgtgagattagtgtgagatttcatccaatggctcatatttctctgctggttacatgctggccaaaatgcaataaaattgctggccccctagacttttccttcaATTTATACCCACATTGGTCCCTCGCAGTTGATGTTATTGTACAAAGTCCCGCTCCTGCACGCTTCACTCTCCCTCTTCCTCGCGTTTTTCATCGCATTCTTTAGGCTCCCAATTCTCTTTCTTTATGCATCCATCCTGATGCCCAACCCTCCACCTCCAACGGCCTTCGTGCTGCCATTCGCCACTCCAACGACCCCAAAAGCCCTGTTCCCGACCTCATAAAGCGCCCCAAGAATAAGGACAAGCACGATTTCGACTAGAAGAATTTACAGATCTTCAGGCTCAGACTCGACCATGCTCATATGTGTATAATCACTACTTGTGCCTTGTGGATTATGGCACATTGGTAGTGGTGTATTGTGTGTGTGATATGGGAGGAACTTTGTTCTTCTAGTATTTTGTTTCTGATGCTTTTGCTTTGTGTATTGTTAGCATGGAAGAGGTAAAGAAGAGCATGCATGCCTTTAGCACCACCACCCACACATAATTTCAGTGCACTGTTGACGAAACAACATCTGAAAATTTCAAGGGTAATGTTTTACAATTCATGTAGTTGTCTTTGTGGCTTTGTGTCGTTACTTGGTAAAACATTTTTGGATCTTCTTGgtctattttatgatttttcatctTGTAGGATTGTCTGGTATTTTTTGGGTGTTGTCAAATTCGTATATAGATGTTAAAAACAAAGACTATAGAGGTTAAATTCGTTTATGGAAGAGGAACACAagctgtttgatgaaatgctcaaACGAAATGTTGTTTCATGGATGACTTTGATTTCTGCATAGAAGCTCTCGATTTGTTTGACTCCATAAAAGTTATGGGTTCAAAAACAAACTATATAACAATGCTTGGGAT contains:
- the LOC112695509 gene encoding uncharacterized GPI-anchored protein At5g19250, with amino-acid sequence MASIKLGLLFLLPNLLLLYTPAHSSDKEEESVLKGINSFRQTQNLPTLNKVKKANCLADEIAEEIEDEPCENVNQFYPSTRTGAASSANIPNLQKHVDKCDIDINTTTDGVILPVCVSKLEPTVVLSNYTHSDRYARFLNNSRFTGVGLGSEDDWMVLVLTTNTSSGTFSASHAAAATSGIIKHAVSMDFMFFALLFLLLL